From a region of the Cucumis sativus cultivar 9930 chromosome 6, Cucumber_9930_V3, whole genome shotgun sequence genome:
- the LOC101205577 gene encoding protein NODULATION SIGNALING PATHWAY 2 produces MALAINNPPKDIALSNYSTSTNNSDDHCHLAGNWNYGSPIVDWETFSGTHNDFLDVFDSTICIENPPFLTEDRDEEDEFKGLRLYHLLTAAADAVLGDHKSCDLAHVILVRLNELVSPSHGTNLERLTAYYAQAFQDLLDSAPVANKTHHHNHHIHQRDDHTPTDVLAAFQLLQEMSPYVKFGHFTANQAILEAVAEDRRVHIVDYDIMEGIQWASLMQAFVSSPSAPHLRITAISRGANGRRSIGTVQETGRRLVAFAASIGQPFSFHQCKLDSDESFRPSGLKLVKGEALVVNCMLHLPHFSYRSPESIASFLSGAKSLSPRIVTLVEEEIGHGPTIDGDYKVQFLDSLERYSAIYDSLEAVIPMKNRARALVERVFLGPRISATLRRIGQRRWSTAEMEDNCLWGEKLEKMGLKTVKISFANHCQARLLLGLFNDGYRVEELGNNKLVLGWKSKRLLSVSIWGSSSSSSSLSDSE; encoded by the coding sequence ATGGCCTTGGCCATTAACAACCCTCCTAAGGATATCGCTCTCTCCAATTACAGCACCTCCACCAACAACTCCGACGACCACTGCCACCTCGCCGGCAACTGGAACTATGGCTCTCCAATTGTCGACTGGGAAACCTTTTCCGGCACCCACAACGACTTTCTCGACGTCTTTGACTCAACGATATGCATCGAAAATCCACCATTTCTGACGGAGGATCGAGATGAAGAGGATGAATTTAAAGGCTTGAGGCTTTATCACCTCCTCACAGCGGCGGCCGACGCCGTGTTAGGCGACCATAAGAGTTGCGATTTGGCTCATGTCATATTGGTTCGGCTCAATGAATTGGTTTCCCCTTCACATGGGACTAATCTGGAACGCCTCACTGCGTATTACGCTCAAGCTTTTCAGGATTTGCTCGATTCAGCGCCAGTAGCGAATAAAACCCATCATCACAACCACCATATCCACCAGCGTGATGATCATACTCCAACGGACGTTCTTGCAGCGTTTCAGTTGCTGCAGGAGATGTCCCCTTATGTGAAATTCGGCCATTTCACTGCAAATCAAGCGATTCTTGAGGCTGTTGCAGAGGATCGAAGAGTTCACATTGTGGATTATGATATTATGGAAGGGATTCAATGGGCGTCGTTAATGCAAGCTTTTGTCTCGAGCCCATCGGCTCCACATCTCAGAATCACTGCTATTTCTAGAGGAGCCAACGGGCGAAGATCGATTGGGACGGTTCAAGAAACAGGGCGGCGATTAGTGGCGTTTGCAGCTTCAATTGGTCAACCCTTTTCGTTTCATCAATGTAAATTGGATTCTGATGAAAGTTTTCGTCCTTCTGGATTGAAATTGGTAAAAGGTGAAGCGCTTGTTGTGAATTGTATGCTTCATCTTCCTCATTTCAGTTACCGGTCACCGGAATCGATTGCATCTTTTCTCTCCGGCGCCAAGAGTTTGAGTCCGAGGATTGTGACTTTGGTGGAAGAGGAAATAGGTCATGGACCCACCATTGACGGCGATTACAAGGTTCAATTTCTTGATTCATTAGAGCGTTACTCGGCGATTTATGACTCACTGGAAGCGGTGATTCCGATGAAAAACAGAGCAAGAGCATTGGTGGAGAGGGTTTTTCTCGGGCCAAGGATCTCAGCGACTCTGAGGCGAATTGGACAGCGGAGGTGGTCGACGGCGGAAATGGAGGATAATTGCTTGTGGGGAGAGAAATTGGAGAAGATGGGATTGAAGACAGTGAAGATTAGCTTTGCGAATCATTGCCAAGCGAGATTGTTGTTGGGTTTGTTCAATGATGGGTACAGAGTTGAGGAATTGGGCAATAATAAGCTTGTTTTAGGATGGAAATCGAAGCGTTTGCTTTCGGTTTCCATTTGGggttcttcatcttcctcgtCTTCTTTATCTGATTCTGAGTAG